The following coding sequences are from one Rathayibacter sp. VKM Ac-2760 window:
- a CDS encoding triose-phosphate isomerase family protein gives MLSRAAGDAPAFTVGVSLKMYFGHERTLAWMRRIAEIARTHEAVASGAVELFVVPTFPALVPVGALAAEAGVALGAQDLYWEDAGAFTGEVSGAELREIGCRLVEIGHAERRALFGDDDERVRAKVAAAFRNDLVPLLCVGETERGSVDDAVAVVLAQIDSALADAVEAGADGPILAAYEPVWAIGAPEPAEPAFIAGVVTALEAALAQLPGRAGSRVIYGGSAGPGLLTALEGRVPGLFLGRFAHDPEAVGAILDEALALARAGAEVRP, from the coding sequence GTGCTGAGCCGCGCCGCCGGGGACGCCCCGGCGTTCACCGTCGGCGTGAGCCTCAAGATGTACTTCGGCCACGAGCGGACGCTCGCGTGGATGCGCCGCATCGCCGAGATCGCGCGGACGCACGAGGCGGTCGCCTCCGGGGCCGTCGAGCTGTTCGTCGTGCCGACCTTCCCCGCACTGGTGCCGGTCGGCGCCCTCGCGGCGGAGGCCGGAGTCGCCCTCGGCGCGCAGGACCTGTACTGGGAGGACGCGGGAGCGTTCACCGGCGAGGTCAGCGGCGCGGAGCTGCGGGAGATCGGCTGCCGGCTGGTCGAGATCGGCCACGCCGAGCGGCGCGCGCTCTTCGGCGACGACGACGAGCGGGTCCGCGCGAAGGTCGCGGCGGCTTTCCGCAACGACCTCGTGCCGCTGCTCTGCGTCGGCGAGACCGAGCGCGGCTCCGTCGACGACGCCGTCGCCGTGGTGCTCGCGCAGATCGACTCCGCCCTGGCGGACGCGGTCGAGGCCGGCGCCGACGGCCCGATCCTCGCCGCCTACGAGCCGGTCTGGGCGATCGGCGCCCCCGAGCCCGCCGAGCCCGCGTTCATCGCGGGCGTGGTCACGGCTCTGGAGGCGGCGCTCGCGCAGCTCCCCGGCCGCGCCGGCAGCCGCGTCATCTACGGCGGCAGCGCCGGGCCGGGACTGCTGACCGCGCTCGAGGGGCGGGTGCCCGGGCTCTTCCTCGGCCGCTTCGCGCACGACCCGGAGGCGGTCGGCGCGATCCTCGACGAGGCGCTCGCGCTCGCCCGCGCCGGCGCGGAGGTGCGGCCGTGA
- a CDS encoding sugar phosphate isomerase/epimerase family protein, whose product MSGIGLSSYAFFWRSSDRVPEPLGIEDMVRETAALGVGLLQLCDVPALEDCSDEQLAALRELAAAEGVALELGTRGTDPEHLRRWLRLARALDVVLLRSMWTSGEDRPDRAETLRRLGEIAPELEEAGVTLALETYEQVSTAELVDVIATLDHPRIRICLDPANTVANLELPADVTARCAPYVANWHVKDFDFSRNPGWVGFVYTGTALGDGRLDYDGMLALLQPEARGISQIIEFWLPWQDTVPAEEQALVTTRLEAEWVTTTLDQLRRRNP is encoded by the coding sequence GTGAGCGGGATCGGGCTGAGCAGCTACGCCTTCTTCTGGCGCTCCTCCGATCGCGTGCCCGAGCCGCTCGGCATCGAGGACATGGTCCGCGAGACCGCCGCGCTCGGCGTCGGCCTGCTGCAGCTGTGCGACGTGCCGGCGCTGGAGGACTGCTCGGACGAGCAGCTCGCCGCCCTGCGCGAGCTCGCCGCGGCCGAGGGCGTCGCCCTCGAGCTCGGCACCCGCGGGACGGATCCGGAGCACCTGCGCCGCTGGCTCCGCCTGGCCCGCGCGCTCGACGTCGTGCTGCTGCGCAGCATGTGGACGTCGGGGGAGGACCGGCCCGACCGCGCCGAGACGCTGCGGCGCCTCGGCGAGATCGCCCCCGAGCTGGAGGAGGCCGGCGTCACGCTGGCCCTGGAGACCTACGAGCAGGTGAGCACGGCGGAGCTCGTCGACGTGATCGCGACGCTCGATCACCCGCGGATCCGGATCTGCCTCGACCCGGCGAACACCGTCGCGAACCTCGAGCTGCCGGCCGACGTCACCGCCCGCTGCGCCCCCTACGTCGCCAACTGGCACGTCAAGGACTTCGACTTCAGCCGCAACCCCGGCTGGGTCGGCTTCGTCTACACCGGCACCGCGCTCGGCGACGGCCGCCTCGACTACGACGGCATGCTCGCCCTGCTGCAGCCCGAGGCGCGCGGCATCTCCCAGATCATCGAGTTCTGGCTCCCCTGGCAGGACACCGTCCCGGCCGAGGAGCAGGCGCTCGTCACCACCCGGCTCGAAGCCGAGTGGGTCACCACCACCCTCGACCAGCTCAGGAGAAGGAACCCATGA